Sequence from the Nymphaea colorata isolate Beijing-Zhang1983 chromosome 9, ASM883128v2, whole genome shotgun sequence genome:
TGAGAAACAAAGTACATGCCACAACGAAAGCGGATAAAATGACTGTATCCTTGTATGTCTTTTCTTTTACCACAATCAATTTAACTTagagctgtttttttttttttaagggtgagtGGTGCAATCCACCGACTTTAAGAGAGACCACTTTCACCCCACCCGCTTGTTTCCTACCCTCACGTTCACAGATCATTCTTTACGACATTTTACagtacaaaagaaaaacatattgaGACTTAGAAGTGATTACTTCAAGTTTAGAACACAAGTTCCTATAAAAGTGGACCATTTTGCCGTCCAGTGTCCTACAAACCCTCAAAGTTattcttttctcatttcaaGTCACAGAAATCAACATGGCTTTGATGGACTTTCTACCTGTCGTGTATTCACTGGGGAACTTCTACCACTCCAATAAATCAGAACCACAAAAACCAAATATTCCAGTTAATGGGAATTGTTGATCTTTGCCAGCTGTACTCTAGAGACttctcataaatattatatcCGTACGCCATGCAAAACTTTCCCTCGGAGTAGAGAAAAGGCCACGTAAACATGCGCACTTCCTCAGCTCCAAATCTCCCTATTTATTGATCGCGTTCTCTCCATGTGAGACCACATGCACCAAATCTTGTTTCATCAATGGCAGTTACTATATTTACCATACATTTAAGCATTCAGCTTTACCACAGTGTATTCAATAATGAATCTGTCTTAAAGCCTGCTTTAGTGGAGGAACTTACAACATCATCAATGACTAGCATCGCATGAACTGGATTCGTCATTCAATAAAAGATACACAAACAACAGCATCTGTGCAATCAACGCACTTAAAATCCCAACAATTTAAGTGAACTTAGCACAATCCTTGCATGCTCTgcaaaattgaaataaaaaagaaaagcttctACTCAAGCAATTATTACCACCataagaaaacatataaaaaatgacCTCCATACTAAAGAAGGACAAAGAGGAAGCCTTTATGGTGTCAATTACCTTAGTGAATTCATGAACACTGTGTAACCCATACGTAATTTTTACGGGAAGTATATTAGTAAGtatgaataaagcaaacattttaaaaagtggATAGTTAATTATTAATTTCATTTATCCTCCTTTTCGATTATTGGCCGTCACTACCTTTTTTCCGCACGTTAGCCACCACCTAAAATCGGGGAGATATACAACAAGGAGCGAACTTCTTTGTTCATTAAATATGGTTTCCCTGAAATTTAAACTTCGTATTTAGAAAATACATGATTACATGATGACCTTTCAATTACTAAAATGTTATCATGAGAAAGCATATAAAGACCCATTTAACCTAGAACCTTGCTAGTTAAAAGTACTGATCGACTGTTAAAAATTCTTATCATATTTATTTGGACCCAATTGAATCTATGTTACTTTAATTGTACATGCATACATGGTTGTAGTCAATATGGTATTTGGATCATGTTGGATAAACACACATGCATGGATATGATTACACATGTTGGGTCTGGATCTTGCACGCATTCGGATACGTCTATAGAGTATGTATTCTTATTTTGGTTATGGATGTGCATGAATCTAGTTTCAATGTccaaattatttaaataaatgaaatattgcTTGTGATACATGAAACgtatcaacaaaaaattatagttttattatttcttttacttttatcaGTTGTTCATTATGCTTAGATGTGTAGATTACATGTGGTTAAAAGATGACATGATCAAATTGATAGTTTAAAGTAACTAATGAACGCTCATATTTATTAATGCATAATCTGGCCTGACAGCGTATGGTCTGAACTGTCCACAGAAAATGATGGCATGATATTTCGTGGCATGAGGAAGGAAACAGAGATTTGCCGTTCCACCTGTAGAATGAGATTTGGGGAACAACCCTCCAAGTTGtccttttaaaatatgaaagaacCTGGCTCAACCTGCAAACCTCTTACAGATGTAAGTTGGCTGAAGTCTAAAGTTCAATACTTACCAAGAGTTTGCCGCAAAACTGAAACGACGAAATGACCATTATAAGTTGAGAAAAGAACAGTGGTCAAGGATTCACAACAAGGAGCGACCTGAACATAGAAGTTCGCGAGTTGGGCAATGCTGAGATGACCCGGAAGACCGGGTGTGACTTTTCCTGTTTAATGAAGAAATTAAGACCGAATGGATTTAAACCTGGATTGGTTTTCAATGGTTCCGTGCTTCACTTTAATGAATAAGGTGACCGGAAGAAGTAGCACTAGTCTTTCCAACATATATATTTGAGTCTAATAACAGTAAGTTCCTATTCCCAAATAGCACCCTGATTACTTTGATGGCCACAGTACTTAATGGAGAACAAACCCTAAACAGTTGTGACCATGACAACCTTTCATTCAGTACACGAAGCAACTgcaataggaaaaagaaaaatttaagtACCTGTTCGTCTGTCTCCCAAGCCTCAATAATTCAGCAGGCCATGGCCGCATGGCCCTACAGGAGCCGCGAATCCTTACCATGCACACCTTTGCTGCTCGGACAAGGCCTTCAGATACAAGCCTTTTCAAGGCCGTCGCCCACAGTCATGGTGGGCCCTGAGCACATGTCTGTACTGCCTCCCAGATATATGACGGTAGGTTGGCCCGCCTCACATTTTCTTCCCTATATCTGGTGAAGCTGtagctatttttctttttttgcttataATTGAGCAACCTACTTGTGTTGCAATTAAATATTATGCAGCAACGACCCCATGGTAGGTCTACCTCTTGCCATGGCAGTTTCCTCCCCCTGAGTGGAGTACATCACTGCCCACCACAGCCTGGACGATAAAAGCCTGGAATTTTCTTCCCGTTTCCTTCTCTTTCTACACTTAAGTGTGATGACAGACGCAGTAGTGACAGACttcccaagaaaaaaaagaagttgaaaataCTTTCAAGAAGACTTATTATAAAATCATGTGAACATGATGTGTGTTTAGTGTACAGTACACATGCTAAGGTGAATGAGGCTCTCAGTTTCTTTATTCGATGGGTGTGACTTCTGTATCGGGTTTTGAGTGTATCCCTGGCAGGAGACATGCGTCTAACTAGGTGGAGTGCACGCATAAATGGCATGCAACTAGCAGTGCAGAACAACTTTTACTAGAATATAAGTGTCCTTAATTTCATGCTCATCGGAAGTCATGTCAGATTCCGATTTGATGCAGACATGTCTGAGCCTTAAGCACTCTCTGACACTGCCGTATGATCTCATGGGAACTCATTCTTATCAAAGTCGAGGCCACCATCATCCATGGATGTATGAAACAGGTGGCTACCATAGCCTCAcatataaaactttaaataataaaaaaaaatttgtgaggTTGATAATAGCAACAGCACACAATATCGTCTTAGCGGTGGAGTTAGAGTTAGGGGGCTGGCACACTCCACcgtcaatttttttaaatttacatgcaaattaAAGGTAataatttatcatatataaaatttttaagaaattatattttggttttaaaatttgagTTTCCTTTTAAAGTTTTAGGACTCTGCCTCTACATCTAGTTCCTATGAATGTAGTAAAACGTGACAAATAGCTATTCAGATCTGACCCATTCGTATCCCTCATTTCAACTGACCAAGCCTTCTCCATTGCTAGAAATGCAGCAATATTTAGGTCCTGCCATCCACTTCTACTTGATTATTTCATCATATTTCTTTTGGTAGGGTATCTAGCTAGGTAACCTTGTGAAGATATGCTTACGATCATCAGATCTAGGAAGGGCAGACCTTGCGAAAAGATAATTAGCTTCTTGAAAGGGAAACCTTCGGATTGGTTAGGTAGAGAAGCCATTGCAATAaaccttcttttcatttacgCACTATGATATGAAGCAGAGCATGACCTGCTTTTACAAGATCGAAATACACATCAGAAGCGATCAGTACCTACAAGGCACTCACTTAGATTAGATGATCATCTTTCCTAATTCCATTTCACAATTAATATTCTAGCGGTCATAATTGATGACACGCACAGAACTTGTCTGATCTAAGATCTCACAGATTTGATGGTCAATTTCTTTTAGGAAATTGAGACCCATCTGCAGTACGATATCGAAAAGGTTTGGACCCTAATTAATCTGACCAACTAAGGTTAGGTGGGGACCTAAATTAGATCCGGCTAACGATGGTAAGTTTCAAATAACAGGGCTCTTCAAATTCACGATAGTAGGTTCTGAAACATACCCACACCCGAATGACTGAGTCTCGTAACTGTGAAGCCATATATACCTGCCCAAGTAGGTGAAGAGTTCAATATGGGGAGGAAGAATTCATAATCTGATAGCACAGATTCGGTTTAGTTAGCCGTAACTCTTTTATCTGAAACAGgaaaaagggggagagagaggaaaaaaagaagaagaccattcaacattttagaaagagaaaactgTTTCTTCGTGACCTATCCTTCCATTGAATTTGCAGGAACGCCACAAGGTAGAGTTCAGCCATAAAAGCATGAACCCAGTCTGCGGAGGTACCCATCAAACGTACTTCGACATCAATGAGATTTGAAGCAGGGACGTAGAAACTGAAAACCGAGCCCAAGCAGTGACGTTAAGTGAATTAGACCGAACGGAGGTGTGGGCCATGAATCAGCTAATAAATATTGTCATATTtatttaagaaagaaagaaagaaatataaataaataccGTCTGATTCACCAACTTAGAGGAGGCGATTGAATTGATAGCGATGTGGGTGGGTCGTGGGATGCATCTCATTCAGCGAGATTTGGGGAGACATGCGTGGTACTTTTGCGTCTTACTTTAATTGTACCTCATTCATTATGTTTGCAGTTTTGTGACAATCTTTTATCAAGATAGGTTTCACCTTTCaactttaatttaaaatatgacTTTAGTaagtctttcttctttttcctccaaACACTGATCTTACTCGTAGGAATTATAAATCCATCCTCACGTTTGCAGTTTGcactttcaaatatttaagaCGGCCTAGCTCCGTGATTAATTTGATTCAAGTCTTCATCACTTGAATCGTTGTTAGCAGctcattcattttgaaaattcttgtATATGCTATTTTATGGActcattgtttttccttttccaaggATACTTCTAACATTTCGTGAATAGCAAACGGTTTTAATCGATAAAATTTAAACATCAAGGATTAAGGTGTTATACAGCCAAAgacaaatttattaaaaacattttaatttgttaaaaatttgaGTTCTTCTACGATAATCAAACGGCCGGCCATTTTTCATTCTTATCGTTGCCTTTTAGAAATCTCTGCATTAGTCGCGCTTTTTTATATCATAACGTCCACCATCATTCAAACAACTCCCAAGTTGACAGTTAACTTTGGTTTAATGTTGCCCTTAATTAGGCTtggggcatcgggccggccttGGCCACAGCTCGTAATTGCAGCTTAAGCTCGGCCCGACACCTCCTAAAACCAGAGTCTAAGCCCTGCTTgattaaaatggaaaatatattttaaagtataaattaatacataaatataagtaattataataaaatctatataattatatatattaataaaaataatattttatatcaaGCCAAATCAGACCCCGTCGAGCCAACCCAGGCCGGCTCACCACACTTTTTTTGGGGCCAAAGCCTGAGTCTCGCTAGGTACCAAGTACCCGACCCAATGTCCAGCCTTACCCTTAACTCACCTTAATTAAGAAATAAGGTATGAGGTAATTATattgtcaagatttttttttctgtgaatttgacaaaaaaatgttttatgcttaaaatttcaaaagttgACAAGAAAATCTCGTTCACAATAAAAAACTATGAGCTGAAAAAATTGGATTCTGTTGATTATTAAATTATCATAAGAGTAGGCTGGTGAGTAGGAGGAGTATTTCGTCCTACTACCAACAAGGGAGAGAAAACTCCCTCACGACCCCCATCATCCGAGGATGTAGGCCTGCTTTTGGTGCTTCAAGTAAAGTGCTTTTGCTATGCTTCAGCTTATATAtagtctcatttttttaaaggacACAACCTATCAACCCTACCATGCAATACTTATTGCACTGTCATCCTATTTAACATTAAAAAGAACGTGTCTTCTCTTCTACATGGATTTGGATATTTTGACACATCGTCACATATGTGAAGATAAGCTTGTTAAAAGGCCTTTTTTACTTGGGGGCATCCAAATTATGTCCCAGTTGAAGACCCTGGACCAAGTTCCAATCCGTTAAGACATTCTAAAGATTAATATTGCCTTCGAAAACTTGATATATCTAAGGGTTCACCCCAAATTTTCCACCAGAAGTGGGTTAAggaatttttatttattagtttCTTTATGTCGAACATCATTCTTCATGAGACAAGGGCAAGACTGTGCTTATGACCAAATTGAGAGTTTATCATTTGATTAGTTTTCTCAAGTTAATTAAACGGCTCTACTGCAAAAGCTTAAGGTTTTTAAAACTAAGTTATTCTTTTATTCTGATGCAAACCTAGTGGGAGAAATAGGCCTCCCAACCATTTCATTAAAGCAAGAGAAAACAATAGACAAaggaatgaagaatgaagagggCAGATACAGAATCACGAGCAAGATCTACAATACTGGCTTCCAACCCAACGGCAAACCATTCCACGGTCATCCAGAACGAAAGTGTCACACAAGCCGACttgtgtaggcaattgctcATACTGGAGCAACGGAAGGATTTCAAAACATGCTGAATTGAATTTGAACACCATGTTTATGAGCCGAAAGTGAAGCGAGTCAAGGGACGCTTCTAGCCTCCAaatgtttaatatttttcttcctcattCGATTTTTCCTTGATACCATCACCCTTcatatttctttcttatttgattttttctttgatgactcACCCTTCCCCTTCCTAGTCCTTGGAACTGAAGAGAACAGATACTGAACTGAAATAAGATTCACAAGAATGGCAGAGAAAATCATTAGTTTTCTGACTGAAGTTTATGTTGGTTTCTTAGAACTTCTCTATTCATTTGCATCGCTCTCGAGCCTCTAGTCACCTATCATCAGCAAGGCCGTCGTAAGTTAAAGAGCTCAATCGATTCCCTGAGCGACTGATCCCGAGTCGTAAAATATTACCCACTTGGGGATTTCTCGTATAGGTGCACGAGTGATTTTCCCTGAAGCTACCAGCTCGTGCTACATCATGAATTCGTGGTTGGTTGGATCTCATTAATTGTGATTAGAGTTCTTGAACAGGTCCAAGTCGTGGAAAGAATCAACTCCCTCACGGGTTCTCCATTAAATAACTTGCATGAGAGATGTGAAGAGATAAACTGTGTGCGTGGCTGTGTGCCTGTCGGCCCAGTGCAGAAAGTCCAGATGGTGTCggaaatgtcatttttaaatatGATCAATCACAATGCTTCACTGTTTCAAGAATCAAAATACTCCAATATTTCGTTGGCACGCtcccattctttctttcttttacttcaAATTAATTCATACGCAATCTCATACGAGTGAAGTCAAGATCAACAGCATCGTTGATTTGGCTCTCATTAAGAACTAACCGAGTGTGGCTTCATCCCCAGTCTTCCTTCGAGCATAttctaaacaaaaaaagacgATCGACATTGTTCAAATTGTCAATCAGTTTCCTGGTTATAGTGGACAAATGGGCACCaatacaattttcaaaaacaattcATATTTGAGCATGTGTTGGGAACATATATTCAATCAAGTTATTAGAAGTTTTGAGCAAGTTCGGTACGCCCATAACCTTGGGTCTTGTTACCATCATATAGGTGTTTTACTTTAAAGCTCTTTAAATAGATTACAGCCTGGGTCACGCTCATCAAAGCATTCATCAGTTTTGAGACTATATGTGTTGCAATTTATGTCAATGTATCAATTTATGCTAAAAGACACTTCAAAATCACGAAGTAGAGGTCTAATTGAActtggttatatgcacaggcCTGTGCACATTTTGCATTGTGCGCAGATTCCTATGCACATCACGTGCTCATAGAAGTGGGCCAAGGGTACAATTATCATGCTTTAAAGGCTGTGCACCGGGTGCATGTAACGACTTCCCAGGTCTACCATGAGATGATGAATCTTTCTTAATAGAGAAAAAGTAGCATCTCAAATTTGCAAGTGACCTGAGAAACATTTTCACATCAAAAGGTTTGTGATCAGCGTTTGGTAGCAAGTCATCTCTAAATGTTTGTTCATCACTTATATTGTGTCAcagttgtttgttttttcacttgTCGAATGAAGGAACTATTTAGCAAGTTAGCACGGACCAGACCAGCGCCAGGGTCATTTTCCAGCAAGGGTCATCGAGTTATTGCACTTGTTAACTTGCCTTCTGACAAGCCATCTAGTTTAagcttggttttctttttcctagcAGTAcacttcaaaatgaaataatCAGATTTCGTAATAAAAGATTCTCCAAATAATATACAATACGACGGCATGCAAGTATATCAGTATATGATCAAGCACATAGATGGAAGTACACGTACACAGCTGGCTGGATCGAACTCTTCTGTGCCCAACGAAAGATCAAGTACATTTGGAATCCTAGAGTGGCATCTGAGTCAAATCTGACCATGTGGTCGTGATTGTCATACTGGTGTTCCTAAATGCcgattttccaaaaaaactgCCACAAATGCCCAAACTctacaatttttaaaaagaaaaacacttctTTACATCAAGAAGCGCGAGTTCATAGTTAATAAGCACGCAGATTGATCATGTGGATCTCATCTACGTGGAGAAACTTGATCAAAATATCATAAAGCGCTGAGGGTGGAAGGGAACCTCCAGATAAGCTTTTAAAGGATCCCATCTGTCgaaaaaatatagattttattCAGAACTGTAGTCAAATTTCAGTGGCAATTAAGGGTTCCAACTAACAGGCTTCGGAGTAGAGTTAATACTTTTCAAACTGCAAAAGAGTCGAGAGTTCGATACCCGAGGCCTGTCGTTGTTGGCATAAACTGATAGTCTTTCTATTCTAAACCCCTCGATTATTCCAAGAAAAAAGTCTAATTTGTGTACGTCATGGATTTCATCAACCATCTGCCCTACTCGTGACTTTTACAAGGTCAAACTTAAATCCTTCCCCATGGATTCATCCAAAACAGATCGAGTTTATGCTGATCATGATATTTCAAACAGTAAGTTACTTTGATCtacaaaaaattttttttaaaaaaaggtttCATGCCTCccaaaatttatagataactaagaagattaaagaaagaaattgtGGCTGGGCCTCTGCAAGTACTCTCCCTGCATTTACTGGAAGAAAGTAAAGAGAAAGACAGCGGCTGGCCCTCGAATTTTCACGATTTCGTCGCATCGGGCCGGCCACTTACAGTGACGTTCGGCAGTGTTGTTGCCCACTTGTAGGTCCACCTCTTCCTTCTGTGGGATGGTTCACATGGTAATGAGCAGAacaatcaagagagagagaaagagagcgcaGTATGTATCCATCTATAGGCTACGCGTACATAAATACAAAGTACGTGTCGATATAAGTAAGGTGGCGGAGCCGGAGGGAGAGACTTGTGTTGGGGATGGTGGGTTCAACTGCCACCTACTCCTTTACCCTAAGCCAGAAGAGTTACTCAATGAACACTGAACTCATTTTCTGATATTTAATGTTGGTACCTGCCTAGCTAAGTCTACTTCACGCCATTTTCACTTCCACTACCTTACCTTCGTACTTGTAGGACACCCATGCCCCAAGACCAGAATCCATTTGATCGCAGCACTACCCCCATTCCACACCATCACACTTATTAGGCAGCTGGTGCCATACGCATTATTGTGTGACTTGTGTGTGTAGTGGaagctcctcttcttcctcctcctcccccgtCGCCGTCCCGCAACCAGAACCCACGAAAATATCTTAAAGAAAACAACCGCATATATGAGTGTTCCTTTAAAGGTAAGGAGCAAGAGCGGGAGAAGTGGGGGCAAAGGGAAGAGAAGGGCAGAGGGAAGAGCAATGGCTCAGGAGAAGACTGTGGGGTTGCTCTTCCTAGTCGCCCGTAGAGTGGTCGTGGACGTGCTCAGCTTCCTGGTATTCTTCCTACTCGATCTTCTCGACACCATTCTCTGTTACCTCTTCAAGGTCGTCGACTTCTTCGTCGAGAACGAATGGACGCCCTGTTACTGCTCCTCCGGCAGCGACGCCATCATCAGCAGCGGCAACATCATGGTATCCGAGCAAGGGCGAATGAAGATCGTCTGCATCTCTGCGGACAAGCTCCAGCTCGAGGATATCTCCGACACTCTCTACTCGCGGCCGTCCATCTTCTCGGAGATCTCCGGGTGGACGGCGGCGCGGGTGAGGCAGATCAAGGGGATGGAGGAGGCCGGGAGATCGAACAAGGCACCTTCACGTGACCGGCGCCGGAACGGCATGCTCAGGTCCAGATACCGGATCAACTCCACCATTGTTGAGATGCTACAGGGGAAGATTGGGCGTCAGATGGATCGCCTTCTCCCTCGCTGGTCCGACTGCTACTGCTCCAAGTGCACTTCCTGGGTCACCTCTCCCAAGCAGTCTCTCTACGTCCGTGCCAATGGTCTCAAAGGTAATAGTTCTCCGCATTCTGCCGTAGCTTGGCTACATGCGTTCGCTGCGCTTAATTAATAGATCTGCTTTCTCATGGTCAATGTCTTACGGTTTCTTCTTTATAAGCAAACACTATTACTTATCTGTTTCTCattgtgtgtttctttttcGAAGAGCCCAAGGAAAAGGAGGTCACAGACGTTCTCTTCATCCATGGCTTCGTGTCCTCCTCCGTGTTCTGGACCGAGACCCTATTCCCAAACTTCTCCGACGACGCGAAGTCGAGGTACAGGTTCCTGGCCATCGACCTTCTCGGGTTCGGGAGGAGCCCCAAGCCGGCCGACTCGCTCTACACGCTCAGCGAGCACGTTGACATGATTGAGCGCAGCGTTCTGAATCCCTATAACGTAAAGTCGTTTCACATAGTGGCGCACTCGCTGGGCTGCATCATAGCCATAGCCCTCGCCGTTAGACACCCCAACTCTGTGAAGTCTCTCACCTTGCTCTCGCCGGTAGGACTCTACGGTCTAGCTATAATCTGCTTCCTCCAACTTTGCATTCTTGCATATTTTTGATTCGCTTGCGTTAGTAAATGATGATATTTATCGAACATTtatatgagaaaattttgaatgtaaTGCGGGAGAGTCGAAAGAGCTGCTGTCTTATAAGTAATTTGATTAAATCGCCAAATGCCGGCGTTTAACGAAGATGTTTGTTTACAAAGCAGCCATATTTTCCGGTGCCGGAAGGAGAGAATGGCAGCCAGTACGTGCTGAGGCAGGTGGCCCCCAGGCGAGTGTGGCCTCTCATGGCATTTGGTTCGTCGGTGGCTGCTTGGTATGAACACATCAGTCGGATTTGGTGCCTGGTGGTTTGTAAGAACCATCGTCTCCTGGACTTCCTCGTCAGGCTGATCACCAGAAACAGGTAATCTAACATACATCCACCATTCTGGCCATCGGCCGCCTCTTAACTCTTTTTCTTCCTGGACCAATATGAAAGCATTTTGTCCTCCACTATTtccacacaaaagaaaaaaaaaaaaaggaaaaagttcttCGTTGTATTGTTTCCACTGTAGAAATTGAAGAACTCGAAGATGCatcacatttatttttctaattcatGTTATTCGAAAAGATGACGTCGTACATGTGCGTATATGTAAGATAAGAAATTAAGAATCAGTGCAACCAACAGCCAACCACTTTACATCTGGGTTTTGTAGTTGGGCGGAAAGGCATATAATgtgctctcttttttttttttttaaattaggaaTTTTTATCGGTTAATAAACTATTAatgattttctcttttggaTGCTCTAGAAATTGTTCTTGGCGTGTTAATTTGGCCGTTTTTTGGGTGGTCAATTAAGAGAGTATGGTTGTTGAAATTTgggaattttttattttgacttttCTTCGCTTTCGTGACGTCTCTTTCACCCTTCAATGACCTATGATTTTCAGTAAGCGCTTTAAGATTCGGTCACCATCTTTTGATTTGTTTGGGAGAGGGAGGGTTTAGGCACATATAGTTTTCAATAGATAGTCCACTAAACCAACTTAGGGACGTTGCTACCGATGTCTTCACTTGTATTATGCACTTTTTGTTCATCAAACTTCTTATTCTTTGGACGTATCGACGAATAACATTCTTTCTCCGTCAAAAGTCcgatttcttttcaaaattcgAACTGAAAAATTCCGATGTCTCTTCTTTGATTTGGTCATGAGAGGAATAGTAGAGGAAGAGATCTTAACTGTGGTGGACATAAACTAGACATTGGGATACCACTTTTATATCTAAATTTCgaatataaaaaattgtttaagcTGCAAATACTGAAATCTTCAGCCTTGcgtcaaattttgaaaatctatgCGACCTGTTGTGTTGTGTTTAAATACGTTTCTGTGCTTAACGGTTTTTATGTATCTATAAATTTCTTCTGAAGGTCTATTTTCTTGGACAAAATTATGTGGGAAACATCGTAGGACTTGTCATTGTCAACTGCGTTATTATTTGTTTAAGTTAAAAGGTAATCTTTTTTGCCCTTCTAATAATAACAAACTAAAGCGTAAATTTTCCTTAATCTGACAGCCATCAAGTTGGCAGATAAAATTGAatatacttttcattttaaGCTAACAACATATTCAGTGTTCCCCGCAAAAGTAAAATACTAGTTATAAAAAAgattgcttcattttttt
This genomic interval carries:
- the LOC116260112 gene encoding probable lysophospholipase BODYGUARD 1, which codes for MSVPLKVRSKSGRSGGKGKRRAEGRAMAQEKTVGLLFLVARRVVVDVLSFLVFFLLDLLDTILCYLFKVVDFFVENEWTPCYCSSGSDAIISSGNIMVSEQGRMKIVCISADKLQLEDISDTLYSRPSIFSEISGWTAARVRQIKGMEEAGRSNKAPSRDRRRNGMLRSRYRINSTIVEMLQGKIGRQMDRLLPRWSDCYCSKCTSWVTSPKQSLYVRANGLKEPKEKEVTDVLFIHGFVSSSVFWTETLFPNFSDDAKSRYRFLAIDLLGFGRSPKPADSLYTLSEHVDMIERSVLNPYNVKSFHIVAHSLGCIIAIALAVRHPNSVKSLTLLSPPYFPVPEGENGSQYVLRQVAPRRVWPLMAFGSSVAAWYEHISRIWCLVVCKNHRLLDFLVRLITRNRIRTYLVEGFFCHTHHGAWHTLHNIICGTASKMDDYLEQVARLSCQVTVLHGADDELLPVDCSFAVRSKIPRARVKVIEKKDHLTIVVGRQKAFARELEEIWKPCS